The Pogoniulus pusillus isolate bPogPus1 chromosome 27, bPogPus1.pri, whole genome shotgun sequence genome segment CTCATGTGGAATTCTGCACttggttctgggccccccagttcaaagATGACGAACTAGTAatgagagtccagtggagagccactgAGACGCTGAGGGGGACTGAACATcagccttatgaggaaaggctgagacagctggggctgtttagtctggaggagactgagaagtgatCTCATTAATGCTTAAAAATGCCCAAAGGATGGGAAGCCAGGGTCTACTCAGCAAAGTAGAGAGACAGGACAATGGGCcataggcacaaactggaacgcAGAAAGTTTCATGTAAGCATAAGGGGAAAATTCTTCCctttgagagtggcagagcactggaacagactatgcagagaagtggtagagtctctgtctctggaggcattccaaacccacctgtatGTGTTTGTGTGATGTACTCcagtgaccctgctctagcagtggtggtggactagatgatcttcagaggtcccttacaaATCTCATTGTTCTGTCATCAAtattttccttctgaattccctTTAGAGACTATGGTCCATGTAATCAAGGTAACAAATCAGACTGAAGTCAGACATATTTATGAACAGAAAGCtcaaaaattaatattttaagTCAAGGAAgcatatataaatacatatagTTCTAGAACAGTACCACCAATTCTACAGCAGAAGTGCTCCCCACACAAAACCTGCAGTTTGAGGATTGATAAAAGATGTTAACAGCAACCAGAGCACTCGAGAGAACCCCACGGCACCCGGGCTGGACTGAGCTGTGTGTCCCCATAACAAgtggtggttgggttttgtggggctgctctgccaccTGGTGCTATGAAtctggcagaggctggctgtgagAGCCACTTCGTGTCTTCAGTTGCGACTGAGCAATGTCTGCCAGGGCACTCTggatcttctccagcagcataTCTCCACGATAAACTACCTCTTCCAGGCGGGCAGCTGCTTCATGATTTTCTTCTTCCAATCGATGCAGACTAGCAGCCTGTAAAAGGGAGGAAGATAAGGATCTTCAAATGGAATGCAAAATTGACCTAAAGGATGGTGACAGAACAGGGAGTGCTTCCTAGAAAAGAGAAAGCCTCTGAATTAGACATAACAACTTGTTATGGGTCGTAGCCTAAACGGGCACACAGCCAACATGGAGAAACAAAGGGTTCTGAAAGACTGGAATAGACTGTCCAGAGAATCCCCATACCTGGATATGCTTTAAAGATGCAAGGATGTGAtgatgagggacatggtttagcaccagactgaAGACCTTTGCATGATTAACTGTAATTCTGAAATTGACACCCTTCAATATGCCAGTGAGGAAAATCAAGTACATGCTTAATATGTACAACTATGTTACTCAACGTTCCTCCTAAGCCATGCTAAACATCACCTAGAAGCCAAGGATAACCTGGGCTGGGGTATAAAACCCATGGGAGGGACACTTCTGCGACACTGCCCCTGGCACTGATACCAAGATCAGTAAGGTGGGgaggggtgcagcagcagctaccagcagctgctgcagcagaacagaAATGAGAACGGTCTATGCACTGTGATCTTTTGTCTCTCTCACCTTTCTTGGTGAAAACTGCACCTTCAATATACGGCTTAACTTTTGCTGCATTTCTATTAGGGCTATTGCAAAGGtgtttgaaaaaaataaaaggagaagaTTGTCTTAAGCTTTGATCTTTTAATTacctgcaaagctgctgtggatTCTTCACTTGGCAGAGAATCGATCAGAACATCGATATCTTTTGCAGTTCGTGCAATCAATGCTGCAAACAGCTGGGCATACtctttaaaataaagaaaagtcAGGCTACATCATTAGAAATCAGCATGATTCTGCACacacagcaaagaaaattcaacaCTCTTGATGTATGTGGGTGTTAAAAATTCTCTTGCATGAAGAACAGTATCACTGCTGATAGGAACTCAACCACATTTGAAAATGGAAGCAGTTTGATTTCAGTTTACTAAGACTTAACACAAGTGTTCTAGTCACTGCATGAATATTGGCAAGTACCTAGAAATTAATTTAACTTTTCAATCTTTGCCTTGAAATCTACCACCagagaaaaataacaaaaccaaaacactggAAAAGCATAAAGATAACCAAATAGATGGATTATTTAAATTGTGTTAAGAACAGATCATATTTTTTAAATGAACAATAAAATTAATTCCTATTCAGCCATAGAAAAAAACTAAACTGTCCCTGAGAAATAGGTAAGGATTGGAAGTATCAGTATCAGCaagaccagggaagtgattgtgcctccTGGACTTGCAACTGGAGAGACCACAcattgagtactgggttcagttttgggacccttACTACAAGAACggcatggaggtgctggagcagatgcagagaaggacaactaagatggtgaagggtctggataaaaggtctggtgaggagtggctgagggaactatAGCTGTTTAGCgtggagaaaaggctgaggggagattttCTCactgtccacagctacctgagaggTTGGAGTtaggtggatgttggtctctcCTTAGTAACAAGTAATTGGATGagagaaatggcctcagattgtACCAGAGAAGGTTCAGATTGGgtatttggaggaaaaaaaaagatctgatagggttctcaaaggctggaataggctccccagagaggtggttaaaTCCTCATCCTGGGAAATGTTTAGAAGAGGCAGCGATGTGGTAGTGACAGACATGGCTTAGGGCCAGACTTGGTAAAGTTATAAAACAGTTGGACTAGACGATCttaaaagatcttttccaaacaaaagggttctatgattccataactcTACAGTGCACCAAGTTTGTATTACAAACTGTACTACACCAGAGCATGTTCACATCCTTTTGGGAGATGCAGAAAGATAGACTTGCCTTCCGTTGGATTTGCAGGCTGATCTTTGTTTATGGCTGTCTGAATGTTACTGAAGGAGGCTGGGGGACCACACTGCTGCAACACTCCAATGGCGTTACAGAACTGGTCTGCAAGCTGTAAGAGTACAGACGACGTTAATTTATTTCACCATCAAATCTATGTTTTAGTTGGAACCGTAGAGCGACCCCACGCAGCAGCCCACCCACAACCCGGCCTGTAGGTACGAGCACATCCCCCGGGAGGGGCTGCCAGCGCTGGGAGAAGcgggcaggagcctgcaggggcGGAAAGGGATCGCACACCCTCACACACTGAACGGGCAACACCGGGCCTAGGCAGAAGCCAaaggccacagcagcacccgGTACGCCCTGCTGGCAGACAACCGACAGGCCtttgagaaggagaagagggcaAAGCCCACCTCACCGAGTTCACCGCATCCTGCAGCTGCGTGAGGCGATCCGCCATGGTGCCACCGCCCGCCCGCCCGAGAGCGCAGCCAGTAGTGCGCCCTGGTATTGCGGTGTCGGGACACGGCGACGGGCTCCTTCCGGCGTGGCCAAGGAGGGCCTGGCGCGCCCCCTGCAGGCTCGGCGGAGCCCACTGCCACCGGtgaggcggcggggccgggatGGCTGCAGACCGCGCACTGTCGTGTCAGAGCGCAGGAATCCGCTTTCGAACGCGTTTTGCTTTCTTGCCTGTGATCAGCAGCGGTCGGACGGCTCCGCTAGGGTTAGGCAGGCCCCGGTTTGAGTAACGTGGTGTTGTGGCAGAGGCGAGCTTGGCCCGCGGGGTGCTGTGCCAGAAGGGAGACTGCCAAAGGCGGCTCCTTTGCAGGAACTGGCGCTGCTGGCCGTTAAGTCTCAGCAACGCCTCGCCATGCTCGTGGAATCCTTCAAGTcgaaagagaccttcaagatcattgaggccAGCTGTAAACCTAGCacagccaagtccaccactaactTACTCCTATCCTTAAGTGCCAGATCTCTTCATCGTTAAATACTTTCGctgtttccctgggcagcctgttacaaaTGTTGATGATTGCAGCAGGGCGAAAGGCTCGTATTTTGTGTTACTGGCAGCAGACCGCC includes the following:
- the MED21 gene encoding mediator of RNA polymerase II transcription subunit 21, yielding MADRLTQLQDAVNSLADQFCNAIGVLQQCGPPASFSNIQTAINKDQPANPTEEYAQLFAALIARTAKDIDVLIDSLPSEESTAALQAASLHRLEEENHEAAARLEEVVYRGDMLLEKIQSALADIAQSQLKTRSGSHSQPLPDS